From one Triticum aestivum cultivar Chinese Spring chromosome 4B, IWGSC CS RefSeq v2.1, whole genome shotgun sequence genomic stretch:
- the LOC123095075 gene encoding uncharacterized protein, which yields MLHLPLLHKLNLKFSAWTMSKVSVRHHAIVLSESKILKFCPEDVHKVFGIPCGHRNVRGRDGFILPEAVQFIKGTLGMDKTGVHSLKAAEEFLLRDISESSSKLEKDYFQIAFVIFVMGHVLAPTTKHDYATIDYWGALANTEAISQFNWCEYVLESLLEAVRRVKNNMLAGNLNTNLVGCHLWLQVFFLDNINLGMFNKRHDVLPRIGAYDQASMRKIGTSVLSCYNCTVMSTLQRVCCSMVSFQIVCCNVCFGLAKYNSGETKMYAMSAPSTQNAMKIVLTNHQLVVKEARALGMTQKQCQEQFMDLQHRQPL from the exons ATGCTTCATTTGCCTCTGCTCCACAAGTTGAACCTTAAATTTAGTGCATGGACAATGAGCAAGGTCAGTGTTAGGCACCATGCAATCGTATTGTCAGAGTCGAAGATATTGAAGTTTTGCCCAGAAGATGTGCACAAAGTTTTTGGCATCCCGTGTGGACATCGTAATGTGAGAGGACGTGATGGTTTCATACTGCCGGAGGCCGTTCAATTTATAAAAGGCACACTCGGGATGGACAAGACAGGTGTTCATAGTCTCAAGGCTGCAGAGGAGTTCCTGTTGCGAGACATATCCGAGTCTTCCAGTAAGCTTGAAAAGGATTACTTTCAGattgcatttgtcatttttgtaatGGGTCATGTGTTGGCGCCAACAACCAAACACGATTATGCTACAATTGACTATTGGGGTGCACTTGCCAACACGGAGGCCATATCCCAATTCAACTGGTGTGAGTATGTGCTTGAGTCTCTCTTGGAGGCAGTCCGTCGGGTCAAGAACAACATGCTAGCAGGCAACCTCAATACTAATCTGGTTGGTTGTCATCTGTGGCTGCAG GTATTCTTCCTTGACAATATCAATTTAGGTATGTTCAACAAAAGGCATGATGTCCTCCCCAGGATAGGCGCGTATGACCAGGCAAGCATGAGGAAGATTGGTACAAGTGTCCTGTCGTGCTACAACTGCACGGTAATGTCAACACTCCAACGAGTCTGTTGTTCCATGGTTTCTTTTCAAATCGTCTGTTGTAATGTCTGTTTCGGTTTGGCAAAGTACAATTCCGGTGAGACGAAGATGTATGCTATGTCCGCTCCAAGCACACAGAATGCAATGAAGATAGTACTAACCAACCATCAGCTGGTGGTAAAGGAAGCCCGAGCCCTGGGGATGACACAAAAGCAATGCCAGGAGCAATTCATGGATTTGCAACATCGGCAACCCCTTTAG